Proteins from a single region of Mytilus trossulus isolate FHL-02 chromosome 2, PNRI_Mtr1.1.1.hap1, whole genome shotgun sequence:
- the LOC134706228 gene encoding heat shock 70 kDa protein 12A-like, which yields MGRKQNALVVVAIDFGTTYSGYAYSFRDEYKKDHTKIYSNENWQSGDGLITAKAPTAILFDEDGKLDSFGYDAERTYSELLEGGDADGYSYFSRFKMKLFQDESVLQLPISRRKNRISRDLILEDVTGKGMKALKVFSESIGFLKNHFLQSCKVANFKLNESDIHWVLTVPAIWKDNAKQFMREAAKEAGINEDLLTLAYEPEAAAIYCKEATVQRKEGTEGCSLQSFEPGHQFLVLDCGGGTIDVTTYEVQNDSVLKELSEPSGGPWGGTYVDQEYESFLKDLFGKDVWETYTKECPEDILEIKRKFEAKKRGTKESQKTKTTIPYPASLFRTYCDIRKSDSIQEDLKKSVHSKTVTVSNEKLRYEHKIIKQFFAKSIDSIISHVRDLLATSKRQRRHIDSILMVGGFSDSPILVERVKREFSNLVIISPQDAVLAVLKGAVMFGHNPELISERICPRTYGITVNMPYDDRRHPAMLKCLIEGREICSDIFKTMARKGDPLTVGKTTYTMLCSPTRSTDTEATVEVYQSENVNPIYTIDKGVSRLGILTVPIPDVERGKSRRIKVEMHFGYTELQVTASEEDTNRKAEATFECLMK from the exons ATGGGAAGAAAACAAAACGCGTTAGTCGTTGTAGCTATAGACTTTGGAACAACATATTCTGGATATGCTTATTCATTTCGTGATGAATACAAGAAAGATCACACAAAGATATACAGTAACGAAAACTGGCAGTCAGGAGACGGACTTATAACAGCAAAGGCACCAACAGCTATATTGTTTGACGAGGATGGAAAACTTGATAGTTTTGGATACGATGCAGAAAGAACATATTCCGAGCTCCTAGAGGGAGGAGATGCCGATGGATACAGTTATTTCTCAAGGTTTAAAATGAAGTTGTTTCAAGATGAGTCTGTCCTACAGCTTCCAATATCAAGA agaaaaaaCAGAATATCAAGAGACCTGATTTTAGAAGACGTTACCGGTAAAGGGATGAAAGCGCTTAAAGTTTTCTCGGAGTCAATTGGATTTTTGAAAAACCATTTTCTACAGTCCTGCAAAGTAGccaatttcaaattgaatgaaAGTGATATTCACTGGGTCTTAACAGTACCGGCGATTTGGAAAGACAACGCAAAACAATTCATGAGGGAAGCAGCAAAGgag GCTGGTATAAACGAAGACCTCCTGACTCTTGCTTATGAACCGGAAGCGGCCGCCATTTATTGCAAAGAGGCAACTGTGCAGAGAAAAGAAGGAACAGAGGGATGTAGTCTTCAATCTTTTGAACCAGGTCATCAGTTCTTGGTTCTAGACTGTGGag GTGGAACCATTGATGTGACGACATATGAAGTACAAAATGATTCTGTCCTTAAAGAACTAAGCGAACCAAGCGGAGGTCCTTGGGGAGGAACTTATGTTGATCAAGAGTATGAAAGTTTTTTAAAGGATTTATTTGGTAAGGATGTATGGGAAACGTACACTAAAGAATGTCCAGAAGATATCTTAGAAATCAAAAGAAAGTTTGAAGCAAAGAAAAGAGGTACTAAAGAATCACAAAAAACAAAGACAACTATTCCATATCCTGCATCTCTATTTCGTACATACTGTGATATTCGCAAATCTGACTCCATACAAGAAGACCTAAAGAAATCAGTTCATAGCAAAACAGTCACTGTTTCCAATGAAAAGCTTCGATATGAGCATAAAATCATTAAACAGTTCTTTGCAAAATCAATTGAttcgataatttcacatgttaGAGATCTGTTAGCAACATCTAAGCGACAGAGAAGACATATAGACTCTATACTAATGGTTGGAGGCTTTTCTGATTCACCAATATTAGTTGAACGAGTAAAAAGGGAATTTTCAAATCTCGTAATTATTAGTCCACAAGATGCAGTTTTAGCTGTTCTAAAAGGAGCAGTTATGTTTGGACACAATCCGGAACTAATCAGTGAGCGCATTTGTCCGCGAACATATGGCATAACTGTAAACATGCCATATGACGACCGGAGACATCCAGCAATGCTTAAATGTTTAATTGAAGGACGAGAAATATGCAGCGACATATTCAAAACAATGGCAAGGAAAGGTGACCCTCTTACAGTTGGGAAAACTACGTATACGATGTTGTGTAGTCCGACTAGGTCAACTGACACTGAGGCAACGGTTGAAGTGTATCAGTCTGAAAACGTAAACCCAATATACACCATCGATAAAGGTGTTAGTCGTTTAGGAATATTAACTGTTCCTATTCCGGACGTTGAACGTGGTAAGAGTAGGCGTATTAAAGTAGAAATGCATTTTGGGTACACAGAACTACAGGTAACAGCCTCTGAAGAAGACACAAATCGGAAAGCTGAAGCTACCTTTGAATGcctaatgaaatga